From a single Arachis hypogaea cultivar Tifrunner chromosome 3, arahy.Tifrunner.gnm2.J5K5, whole genome shotgun sequence genomic region:
- the LOC112790542 gene encoding mitogen-activated protein kinase kinase 6: MKMKTKTPLKQLKLAVPAQETPITSFLTASGTFHDGDLLLNQKGLRLISEEKESRPSDGKELEFDFSLDDLETIKVIGKGSGGVVQLVQHKWVGRLFALKVIQMNIQEEIRKQIVQELKINQASQCPHVVVCYHSFYHNGVISLVLEYMDRGSLADVVRQVKTILEPYLAVVCKQVLQGLVYLHNERHVIHRDIKPSNLLVNHKGEVKITDFGVSAMLASSMGQRDTFVGTYNYMSPERISGSTYDCSSDIWSLGLVVLECAIGRFPYIQSEDQQCSPSFYELLEAIVERPPPSAPADQFSPEFCSFVSSCIQKDPRDRLTSLELLDHPFIKKFEDKDLDLGILVDSLEPPVNFAR; encoded by the exons ATGAAGATGAAGACCAAAACACCATTGAAGCAGCTCAAGCTTGCTGTTCCTGCTCAAGAAACACCCATCACTTCATTCCT GACTGCAAGTGGCACGTTCCATGATGGAGATCTGCTGTTAAATCAGAAAGGACTGCGTCTCATATCTGAAGAGAAAGAATCAAGG CCTTCTGATGGTAAGGAACTGGAATTCGATTTCTCCCTTGATGACCTTGAGACCATCAAAGTGATTGGAAAAGGTAGTGGTGGCGTAGTACAACTTGTTCAACATAAGTGGGTTGGAAGATTGTTTGCTCTGAAG GTCATTCAGATGAACATACAAGAGGAGATTCGAAAACAGATTGTTCAGGAACTGAAAATAAACCAAGCTTCACAATGTCCACATGTTGTGGTTTGTTACCACTCATTCTACCATAACGGAGTTATATCGCTTGTCTTAGAATACATGGATCGCGGTTCTCTGGCAGATGTAGTCAGACAAGTTAAAACAATTCTGGAACCATATCTTGCCGTGGTTTGTAAGCAG GTGTTACAAGGTCTTGTTTACTTGCATAATGAGAGACATGTGATACATAGGGACATCAAACCATCCAACTTATTAGTCAATCACAAAGGGGAGGTGAAGATTACTGATTTTGGCGTTAGTGCTATGTTGGCAAGCTCAATGGGCCAAAGAGATACATTTGTCGGAACTTACAACTACATGTCG CCAGAAAGAATTAGTGGGAGCACTTATGATTGTAGCAGTGATATCTGGAGTTTGGGCTTGGTAGTACTTGAGTGCGCCATAGGAAGGTTTCCTTACATACAATCCGAGGATCAGCAATGCTCCCCTAGTTTCTATGAGCTTCTGGAAGCAATTGTTGAAAGGCCTCCACCTTCGGCTCCGGCAGATCAATTCTCTCCAGAGTTCTGTTCATTTGTATCATCCTG CATCCAAAAAGATCCACGGGATAGATTGACATCCTTGGAGCTTCTG GACCATCCTTTCATAAAAAAGTTTGAAGATAAAGATCTTGATCTTGGAATTTTAGTAGATAGCTTGGAGCCCCCTGTAAATTTTGCTAGATAA